In Polynucleobacter sp. MWH-S4W17, a genomic segment contains:
- a CDS encoding autotransporter outer membrane beta-barrel domain-containing protein, with amino-acid sequence MKFKLSVTSFLVLISLHLSGHAVASCLTPTVAGGTQYAINTPEVTDCIPVTNATTFDVNSTVVTTSDGFKFSNPTQLTSFTNLGIIFGAGIGVELYAGSNAKISTLNNGSSSLATAYIGFDPATTSYSGTGISLYSGSEITTLNNYGTIAANLYSIQNIGGTIGVINNYNTVQSQFYDAINSSGPITSINNFSGGLIAGGSFAGSGINSSASITSINNSSGASITGSGGGYGIYNDGGSIGGISNAGTISGAWGIYNGAGGTIGTVSTVGISNAVGGQITSVTGYGIENEGSTIKSIVNSGTISGADFAIYNHNNGPAAARIDQITNWGALTGSLGGINNNNGLSSASIGTLNNAQSGLKYFGVMPTNYNIIITPTGFGTLDAGLGITGSTTFGVSSLSTLSANTYSGVLLGVDSLGITNYSSIFNTWTNFNSSYKWELIAGANSTTWNLVVAALAPPPPVATNITGAGTIYQSSNLGTTVNPVFDGGTLQVSSTGNIANNFTVNGNNGVIDQNSVASNFTGMISNASAGSPGSITITNSGSGGSVTFSGENTYTGSTTINNGATLALSGAGSVSQSSGVTNNGTFNIAGKTGNVSVASYTQGATGTLSMGIVPSNSPKLNVNGVASLAGGLSLTASSGSYAPGKYTLLTANGGVTGSFGNLTTNLSSYTRLGYGLAYDANDVYLIFTPNVADTQQSLVNTASALQNIYTLQNSVLANSFSYDCNEFGANGVCISVGGRNTAVSAANGLNNTSGLLIAAYRPHRNYRIGAYVDQNLSVNNAGSTVNLGNNTPLIGLFGAWNERVDGTGTEVKVSAAYGQKNTTINRQVVGTSEAGSGSSQLNSQGAQVTAKYGFAALPAVIVSPYIGIRYTQNNMGGYTEGTSATVTAPLTYSALNTNATTALAGLGASYRFIPKATLFASAGVETDTNTANGTYSATGLTGLTPINFNANPVKTRPTATIGAYYDVEKNQRVGVTGIYRQEPFQAVQTTTVMATYTVGL; translated from the coding sequence GTGAAATTTAAGTTATCTGTTACTTCGTTTTTAGTGCTTATTTCGTTGCATCTATCAGGGCATGCAGTCGCAAGTTGCCTCACACCTACAGTCGCAGGGGGAACGCAGTATGCAATTAATACTCCAGAGGTTACGGATTGCATTCCAGTTACAAATGCAACTACCTTTGATGTAAATAGTACTGTAGTCACTACCAGTGATGGCTTTAAGTTCAGCAACCCAACTCAATTAACGTCATTCACCAATTTAGGAATAATTTTTGGTGCCGGTATTGGTGTAGAGCTATATGCTGGTAGTAACGCAAAAATTTCTACCCTAAATAATGGATCAAGTTCCCTAGCTACAGCCTATATTGGTTTTGATCCTGCAACTACTTCATATTCTGGCACCGGAATTTCCCTTTATTCCGGAAGTGAAATTACCACTCTCAATAACTATGGAACTATTGCGGCCAATCTGTACAGTATCCAGAACATTGGCGGAACTATAGGAGTAATTAATAATTACAATACAGTCCAATCGCAGTTTTACGACGCAATCAATTCTAGCGGACCCATTACATCGATAAACAACTTTAGCGGCGGTTTGATTGCTGGCGGCTCTTTTGCAGGCTCCGGTATTAATAGCTCTGCATCCATTACATCGATAAACAATTCTAGTGGCGCTTCAATTACCGGTTCTGGTGGCGGATATGGTATTTACAACGACGGCGGCTCAATTGGAGGGATTTCAAACGCGGGAACGATTTCAGGTGCATGGGGAATTTATAACGGAGCTGGAGGGACAATTGGCACTGTTAGTACTGTTGGCATTAGTAATGCTGTTGGTGGCCAAATCACTAGTGTGACAGGCTATGGTATTGAAAATGAAGGTAGCACGATTAAATCGATTGTTAATAGCGGAACAATCTCCGGGGCTGACTTTGCTATCTATAACCATAATAATGGCCCTGCAGCAGCAAGAATTGATCAGATCACGAACTGGGGCGCTCTCACTGGTTCTCTAGGTGGAATTAATAACAATAATGGCTTAAGTAGTGCATCGATTGGAACGCTGAACAACGCACAAAGTGGGCTTAAGTACTTCGGGGTAATGCCAACGAATTACAACATTATCATTACCCCCACTGGTTTTGGAACGTTAGATGCAGGGCTTGGAATTACTGGATCCACTACATTTGGTGTGTCCTCTTTATCCACTTTGTCAGCGAACACTTATTCTGGTGTTCTGTTGGGTGTAGATAGCCTTGGAATTACAAATTACTCCTCCATCTTCAATACCTGGACTAACTTCAATAGCTCATACAAGTGGGAGTTAATCGCTGGTGCGAACTCTACAACTTGGAATTTGGTGGTTGCTGCACTCGCACCTCCGCCACCAGTTGCAACCAATATTACTGGGGCTGGAACTATCTATCAGTCTTCCAATCTTGGCACGACAGTCAATCCTGTCTTTGATGGCGGCACATTGCAAGTCTCTTCGACTGGCAATATTGCAAATAACTTTACTGTTAATGGCAATAATGGCGTGATCGATCAAAATAGTGTCGCATCAAACTTTACTGGCATGATTTCAAATGCCTCTGCTGGCTCTCCAGGTTCGATTACTATCACCAATAGTGGTAGCGGCGGCTCCGTAACGTTCTCTGGTGAAAACACTTATACCGGATCAACCACAATTAATAATGGTGCCACTTTGGCGCTGTCAGGCGCTGGCTCAGTTTCTCAATCGAGTGGTGTTACCAATAACGGCACCTTTAACATCGCTGGTAAGACTGGCAACGTGAGTGTTGCTAGTTACACCCAAGGTGCTACTGGTACTTTGTCGATGGGCATAGTGCCAAGTAATTCACCAAAATTAAACGTAAATGGCGTAGCGTCATTAGCTGGCGGATTATCTCTAACTGCTAGCTCTGGATCTTATGCTCCGGGTAAGTACACCTTACTAACTGCTAATGGCGGTGTCACAGGTTCATTTGGCAATCTAACAACCAACCTGTCTTCTTACACAAGGTTGGGTTACGGATTAGCCTACGATGCCAATGATGTGTATTTGATATTCACTCCTAACGTAGCTGACACCCAGCAATCTTTAGTAAACACCGCATCAGCATTACAAAACATCTACACACTGCAAAACTCTGTTCTAGCAAATAGCTTCTCTTACGACTGTAATGAGTTTGGCGCTAACGGGGTTTGTATCTCAGTGGGCGGTCGTAATACGGCAGTATCAGCAGCAAACGGACTGAATAACACTAGCGGTTTATTGATTGCAGCTTATCGCCCACATCGGAACTATCGTATCGGCGCGTACGTTGATCAAAACCTATCGGTAAACAATGCTGGGTCAACGGTTAACCTCGGCAATAACACGCCGCTAATTGGCCTGTTTGGTGCTTGGAATGAGCGTGTTGATGGCACTGGTACAGAAGTCAAAGTATCTGCAGCTTATGGTCAAAAGAATACGACCATCAATCGTCAAGTGGTAGGTACATCTGAGGCTGGATCAGGATCCTCGCAGCTCAATAGCCAGGGCGCCCAAGTGACGGCTAAGTATGGTTTTGCGGCGCTACCAGCAGTGATTGTTTCTCCATACATTGGTATTCGTTATACCCAAAACAATATGGGTGGCTACACCGAAGGTACTAGCGCAACAGTTACGGCACCACTTACATACTCGGCCCTCAATACGAATGCTACAACTGCATTAGCAGGGTTAGGAGCAAGCTACAGGTTTATTCCGAAGGCAACGTTATTTGCAAGTGCTGGTGTTGAGACTGATACCAACACGGCGAACGGCACATATTCAGCCACTGGATTGACTGGCCTGACACCAATAAACTTCAATGCCAATCCGGTTAAGACTAGACCAACAGCCACTATTGGCGCGTACTACGATGTTGAAAAGAATCAGCGAGTAGGGGTTACTGGCATCTATCGTCAGGAGCCATTCCAAGCCGTTCAAACAACTACTGTGATGGCAACATATACGGTCGGCCTATGA
- a CDS encoding helix-turn-helix transcriptional regulator, giving the protein MPTSTEFVNFNWLLEDSEPTSETLNNQDIPWTEAPIPKQIGVGGYEGLFLTNDIVIYHSNFQFNPKVSGQLVPLAAVTTKFKESTLMIQTLAKGRVIHKDKLSTNDLIFGEGVDLFRLCKEISVTPVMDTSTEIDMILVMIGKASLTTLIGEDLASQLLKNLKLLPSPKVVVKQIPSYVNHALQTCLKNEYSPTLRKVSAQSKVLEFLSELTKYLCENPDKKDLTSRQAKKRLKDIKQYLMELEGKLPTLNSLAAQFDRSPRLLNDEFQQEYGESIFNFVVNHRLNTAHKAIAQSNVALKHLAKRLGYAHVNHFSAAFKKKFGYAPGGLRKYK; this is encoded by the coding sequence ATGCCTACATCTACAGAATTCGTCAATTTCAATTGGTTACTAGAGGACTCCGAGCCAACATCGGAAACCTTGAACAATCAAGATATTCCTTGGACTGAGGCCCCAATACCAAAGCAAATTGGGGTAGGCGGATATGAAGGCTTGTTTCTAACCAATGATATTGTGATTTATCACTCCAACTTTCAATTTAATCCGAAAGTTAGCGGACAGTTGGTGCCTTTGGCTGCTGTAACAACTAAATTCAAAGAGTCAACACTAATGATCCAAACCCTTGCCAAGGGAAGAGTCATTCACAAAGATAAGTTATCTACTAATGATTTGATTTTTGGCGAAGGGGTTGACCTATTTCGCCTCTGCAAAGAGATCTCTGTTACCCCAGTAATGGACACCTCCACTGAAATCGATATGATCTTGGTGATGATTGGCAAGGCATCTCTCACAACACTCATCGGAGAAGATTTAGCAAGCCAGCTCCTTAAGAACCTGAAGTTGCTGCCTTCACCGAAGGTTGTGGTCAAGCAAATCCCCAGCTATGTCAACCACGCTCTTCAGACATGCTTAAAAAATGAATACTCCCCAACCCTCAGGAAGGTGTCTGCTCAGTCCAAAGTGTTAGAGTTTTTATCTGAACTAACAAAATACTTGTGCGAAAACCCCGATAAAAAAGACCTGACAAGTAGGCAAGCTAAAAAGCGTTTAAAAGATATCAAGCAATACCTTATGGAACTAGAGGGCAAGCTGCCCACCCTGAATTCTCTAGCAGCTCAGTTTGATAGATCTCCTCGCTTGCTAAATGATGAGTTTCAACAAGAGTACGGGGAATCCATCTTTAACTTTGTAGTCAATCACAGACTCAACACAGCACATAAAGCAATTGCCCAATCCAATGTTGCACTTAAGCATTTGGCTAAGAGGCTGGGCTATGCCCATGTCAATCATTTCAGTGCTGCATTTAAGAAGAAGTTTGGGTATGCACCTGGAGGCTTGAGAAAGTATAAGTGA